The following coding sequences lie in one Zingiber officinale cultivar Zhangliang chromosome 2B, Zo_v1.1, whole genome shotgun sequence genomic window:
- the LOC122046455 gene encoding uncharacterized protein At4g26450-like, producing the protein MQSKYRNSGDGYRPRSPFRRNQRRGGFSRSYSKPHNPPATKVEILMEAGRLAAEYLVYKGVLPSSALPPREPSAGGTIQEFRGYGRDNPAPSFFNEPRVPAMARLGYPESGAGYSKKRFNDDYERFGPRKNARVQRTGTYARGFGGPDWDRERGRNGLWMERSRNQSDVMEEEDDDFAPGYSRDRRSGHEEVGSSRVAGDEQHSKSEVVGESGSEIDDAGSKASSNSTRKDAPSAGSADVNKGADDVMVSNTEAGEGKSSEREQLGKKNTVEEDLAMKPVEVDEGVSVSDHADGLLKLGGFPKVPKRPRSSLAHKNPTDLGFKSEAGNRVESASREENEIIVDELPTDSSLKQSPTPLSHTSLIHCEHGNEFEVSIGGTETSASKLPTEGSQKDSHIVYADKSDSEIPVNSAEVDIQSSKQSLESQCELQQNLPSEMSITKVDEDKDDKVSEHSGNRELEKQICSSSTSTFQENEPSQLYNATKTHVELFIEKLPQDKKMTGPGDQLNPITAPLAPKVSAGSFLKLQGLKHNQSMPFKICDLNLMESPEVIDIPERQITHTSAPPLESGRQRSVDFGLSINNRAKSSYGFNQLSGDEKVIPVIDLEDNSTIEVNDPSKSKNEIVYPTENVLNQTAHSDNLPAIQDTFLAISDYLGADITCSPSGQAELNNLQVGIGLHGTEGFAVVDDSIYGSLGDIGFMDVWDQTPQDYEKFF; encoded by the exons ATGCAATCCAAGTACCGCAACTCCGGCGATGGATACCGTCCGAGGTCGCCGTTCCGCCGCAACCAGAGGCGCGGAGGTTTCAGCCGCAGCTACTCGAAGCCCCACAACCCTCCCGCCACCAAGGTGGAGATCTTGATGGAAGCCGGCCGCCTCGCCGCTGAGTACCTCGTCTACAAGGGCGTGCTCCCCTCCAGCGCTCTTCCTCCCCGCGAACCCTCCGCTGGAGGCACCATACAGGAATTCAGAGGCTACGGGAGAGACAACCCCGCCCCATCGTTCTTCAATGAACCCAGAGTTCCGGCTATGGCCAGGCTTGGATACCCGGAATCTGGAGCTGGGTATTCGAAGAAAAGGTTTAATGATGACTACGAGCGATTTGGGCCTAGGAAGAACGCAAGGGTCCAGAGAACAGGGACATACGCCAGAGGGTTTGGTGGTCCTGATTGGGATAGGGAACGGGGAAGAAACGGGCTGTGGATGGAACGGAGTAGAAACCAATCCGATGTCATGGAAGAGGAAGACGACGACTTTGCCCCAGGATACAGCAGAGATCGGCGGAGCGGGCACGAGGAGGTTGGAAGCAGCAGGGTTGCTGGAGATGAACAGCACTCGAAGAGTGAAGTGGTGGGCGAATCAGGGTCAGAGATTGATGATGCTGGCTCCAAGGCGAGTTCGAATAGTACTAGGAAGGATGCCCCTTCTGCAGGGTCCGCTGATGTGAACAAAGGGGCAGATGATGTGATGGTCTCAAATACAGAAGCTGGAGAAGGTAAGAGTAGCGAGAGAGAACAGCTGGGTAAGAAAAACACAGTGGAGGAGGATTTGGCCATGAAACCTGTTGAAGTCGATGAAGGTGTGTCTGTCAGTGATCATGCTGATGGCCTGTTGAAACTTGGTGGTTTTCCGAAAGTGCCAAAACGACCTCGATCATCATTGGCACATAAAAATCCTACTGATCTTGGTTTTAAAAGTGAGGCTGGAAATAGAGTTGAATCTGCATCCagggaagaaaatgaaattattgTGGACGAACTTCCAACTGATTCTTCTTTGAAACAATCCCCAACACCCTTGTCGCACACAAGTCTCATCCACTGTGAGCATGGGAATGAGTTTGAAGTTTCTATAGGAGGAACTGAAACAAGTGCAAGCAAACTTCCAACTGAAGGCTCACAAAAAGATTCTCATATAGTTTACGCTGACAAATCTGATTCTGAAATACCAGTTAATTCCGCTGAGGTCGATATTCAATCCTCCAAGCAATCACTCGAGTCGCAGTGTGAGCTGCAACAGAACCTACCTTCAGAAATGTCCATTACGAAAGTAGATGAAGACAAGGATGATAAGGTTAGCGAACATAGTGGTAACAGGGAACTTGAGAAGCAGATTTGCTCATCTTCAACTAGTACATTCCAGGAGAATGAACCCTCTCAGCTTTACAATGCTACAAAAACACATGTTGAACTGTTCATTGAGAAGCTGCCACAGGACAAAAAAATGACTGGTCCAGGTGATCAACTGAACCCAATCACTGCCCCTTTAGCTCCTAAAGTTTCAGCTGGATCTTTCTTGAAATTGCAAGGGCTAAAGCATAACCAGTCAATGCCATTTAAGATCTGTGACCTTAACCTAATGGAGTCTCCTGAAGTAATTGATATTCCTGAGCGTCAGATTACACACACTTCAGCTCCTCCATTGGAATCTGGAAGACAGCGTTCAGTTGATTTTGGTTTGTCAATAAACAACAGGGCCAAAAGTAGTTATGGCTTCAACCAACTTTCAGGGGATGAAAAAGTCATTCCAGTAATTGATTTGGAGGATAACTCCACAATAGAAGTGAATGATCCTTCCAAATCTAA GAATGAAATAGTATATCCAACGGAAAATGTCTTAAACCAGACAGCACATTCAGATAATCTTCCTGCTATTCAGGATACTTTTTTGGCGATTTCTGATTACCTTGGAGCTGACATAACATGCAGCCCATCAGGCCAAGCTGAACTTAATAATCTTCAAGTTGGAATAGGTCTTCATGGTACAGAG GGGTTTGCTGTTGTTGATGATTCGATATATGGATCTCTTGGAGACATAG GATTTATGGATGTGTGGGACCAAACACCTCAGGATTATGAGAAGTTCTTTTGA